The Drosophila teissieri strain GT53w chromosome X, Prin_Dtei_1.1, whole genome shotgun sequence genome has a segment encoding these proteins:
- the LOC122625087 gene encoding proton channel OtopLc isoform X5, giving the protein MQRCPYIHEMRERLLDQPRETLQLENMERANLLDNRQSASESNQLQGDGYHTSPAHQRTPLVPHDLGEDFNLDFDDDFPIDARRPKNAKTSLFIVTSLVYAILLIVVCIAYVISDVTTHRLPVLYYETFFTYLYGVSILFLLYVFCFLLQESSCCNGGNGGSKPKPQPKEKKSKKAKNADPADSKDAKGSKDSGKAAKGAAYQEAPVDAEVAVTPKNVRKRKTTHSDLTHGSFFLRVGAIAFGLGAMIYIGLEFGSFFEIPFDSPCHHILIGVNPLLQMIFTFMQMYFIFMNARLNIHRFKVIARFGLMHVVATNICVWIRTLVKESLLEITIYHQKNEPEAGASSIAHSIRQHALRHAGTVLRTHAGPNSEFEVLDGEDILPKDVYKSDNVLSKLVRNTVDGISKSLGMGGDQAIASTTGGITTTTTTTRAPFTTPNYQWHSTTMARKLKKFITSATTAATTAAGSSSTASSTTISPTISSTTIPSTTISSTTITSSPTFSPFSPSTTTTTTAAALNLETSGSESPFGGLQRILSSAAPPSLAPVDGFGSASAATPTFGSGSGSGLGANAGSFVDSFLASTLSPASSTEGSASIMNNLFGQGPMENSFQTYTDLGHEEATGLVSFENLESLDNIYPAALSSNIGTLNSTACGRIDIMGTIVYDSAPYLYPFIIEYSLIGAVVLYVMWKHIGRYPGRMNDEDLEHRLGGMLSRRAVAMAQQARSGRVDCVGSSKGLFFGLLLLVGALICLILFFVLVRHQQFSLLAIYLADASHCILMAFAILAIIVGFIRVKNLKFRCEEQSNLNDILLRISAFGLFTYSVFSIIAGSLKVLESEPSLLVTTTGGVAVFQVILQLLFIADVSRRRVHLPEHDRSKPGRQIVTFLLICNVAMFAIYTFEAQKVFANPVSRYVQLEFYGFVPWSIIQRITLPLCIFHRFHSAVTLAEIWKTTYKARLE; this is encoded by the exons ATGCAGCGGTGTCCCTACATTCATGAGATGCGCGAAAGATTACTGGACCAGCCGCGGGAGACACTACAACTGGAGAACATGGAGCGGGCCAATCTGCTCGACAACCGCCAATCGGCATCCGAATCCAACCAG CTGCAGGGCGATGGCTACCACACGAGTCCTGCCCACCAGCGTACTCCACTAGTGCCGCACGATCTCGGCGAGGACTTCAATTTGGATTTCGACGATGATTTTCCGATCGATGCGCGCCGACCGAAAAATGCCAA GACATCGCTGTTCATCGTGACCAGCCTGGTGTACGCGATCCTACTGATCGTTGTGTGCATCGCCTACGTAATCAGCGATGTAACCACCCACCGACTGCCGGTTTTGTACTACGAGACATTCTTCACATATCTGTACGGCGTCAGCATACTCTTCCTCCTCTACGTCTTCTGTTTCCTGCTGCAGG AGAGCTCTTGCTGCAATGGCGGCAATGGTGGCAGCAAACCGAAACCCCAGCCCAAGGAGAAGAAGTCGAAGAAAGCCAAAAATGCCGATCCGGCCGATTCGAAGGACGCGAAGGGCTCCAAGGACTCTGGCAAGGCAGCCAAGGGCGCCGCATATCAG GAGGCACCTGTGGACGCCGAGGTGGCCGTCACCCCAAAGAATGTGCGCAAGCGCAAGACAACCCATAGTGATCTGACGCACGGCAGCTTCTTCCTGCGAGTGGGTGCCATTG CTTTCGGCTTGGGCGCCATGATCTACATTGGCCTGGAGTTTGGCTCGTTCTTTGAGATACCCTTCGATTCGCCGTGCCATCACATCCTGATCGGCGTGAATCCGCTGCTCCAGATGATCTTCACCTTCATGCAGATGTACTTCATATTCATGAATGCCCGG CTGAACATCCACCGCTTCAAGGTGATCGCCCGCTTTGGCCTGATGCACGTGGTGGCCACCAACATTTGCGTGTGGATCCGCACGCTGGTTAAGGAGTCGCTGCTGGAGATCACGATCTATCACCAGAAGAACGAGCCGGAGGCCGGCGCCTCCTCCATAGCCCACTCGATCCGGCAGCATGCCCTGCGGCACGCGGGCACCGTGCTGCGCACCCATGCGGGACCCAACAGCGAGTTCGAGGTGCTCGACGGCGAGGACATACTGCCCAAGGATGTGTACAAGAGCGACAATGTGCTGTCCAAGCTGGTGCGCAACACCGTCGATGGCATTTCGAAGAGCCTGGGCATGGGCGGTGACCAGGCGATCGCCAGCACCACTGGCGGCATcaccacgacgacgacgaccacAAGGGCGCCGTTCACCACACCGAACTACCAATGGCACAGCACTACTATGGCCCGCAAGCTGAAGAAGTTTATCACCAGCGCCACCACCGCGGCCACAACGGCggcgggcagcagcagcaccgccagcagcaccaccataTCACCGACCATCAGTAGCACCACCATTCCGTCGACCACCATCAGTAGCACCACCATCACATCGAGCCCCACCTTCAGTCCATTTAGCccatccaccaccaccaccaccaccgctgCCGCCCTGAATCTCGAGACCAGCGGCAGTGAATCGCCCTTCGGCGGCCTGCAGCGCATCCTCTCCAGCGCTGCGCCGCCGAGCCTGGCGCCAGTCGATGGGTTCGGTTCCGCttccgctgccacgcccacattcgGTTCCGGTTCCGGTTCCGGCTTAGGTGCCAATGCCGGCTCCTTCGTAGACAGCTTCCTGGCCAGCACACTGAGCCCGGCCAGCAGCACCGAGGGCTCGGCCAGCATCATGAACAACCTCTTCGGCCAGGGACCGATGGAGAACAGCTTCCAGACGTACACCGATCTCGGCCACGAGGAGGCCACCGGTCTGGTGAGCTTCGAGAATCTGGAGAGCCTGGACAACATATACCCGGCGGCGCTGTCCTCCAATATCGGCACACTCAACTCCACCGCCTGCGGCCGCATCGACATAATGGGCACCATTGTCTACGATTCGGCGCCCTACCTCTATCCGTTCATCATCGAGTATTCGCTGATCGGGGCGGTGGTGTTGTATGTCATGTGGAAGCACATCGGCCGCTATCCGGGCCGCATGAACGACGAGGATCTGGAGCATCGGCTGGGGGGGATGCTGTCGCGTCGAGCGGTGGCCATGGCGCAGCAGGCGCGATCCGGACGCGTCGACTGCGTCGGCTCGTCGAAGGGCCTATTCTTTgggctcctgctgctggtcgGGGCCCTCATCTGCCTGATACTCTTCTTCGTCTTGGTGCGCCATCAGCAGTTCTCGCTGTTGGCCATTTACCTCGCCGACGCCAGCCACTGCATCCTGATGGCCTTCGCCATACTGGCCATTATTGTGGGATTCATCAG ggTCAAGAACCTGAAGTTCCGCTGCGAGGAGCAGTCGAACCTGAACGACATCTTGCTGCGCATCTCGGCCTTCGGCCTGTTCACCTACTCCGTGTTCAGCATCATTGCCGGCAGCTTGAAGGTGCTGGAGAGCGAGCCCAGCCTGCTGGTGACGACCACCGGTGGCGTGGCCGTCTTCCAGGTgatcctgcagctgctgttcaTCGCGGACGTGTCCCGCCGTCGCGTCCACCTGCCGGAGCACGACCGGAGCAAGCCGGGCCGCCAGATTGTCACGTTCCTTCTCATCTGCAACGTGGCCATGTTCGCCATCTACACATTCGAAGCTCAAAAAGTATTCGCCAATCCTGTAAGTAGATAT GTTCAGCTGGAGTTCTACGGCTTTGTGCCCTGGTCGATCATCCAGCGCATCACACTGCCGCTGTGCATCTTCCATCGATTCCACAGCGCCGTGACACTCGCCGAGATCTGGAAGACCACCTACAAGGCACGCCTGGAGTAA
- the LOC122625087 gene encoding proton channel OtopLc isoform X3 gives MQRCPYIHEMRERLLDQPRETLQLENMERANLLDNRQSASESNQLQGDGYHTSPAHQRTPLVPHDLGEDFNLDFDDDFPIDARRPKNANDKHPAVLTRPQQRTSLFIVTSLVYAILLIVVCIAYVISDVTTHRLPVLYYETFFTYLYGVSILFLLYVFCFLLQESSCCNGGNGGSKPKPQPKEKKSKKAKNADPADSKDAKGSKDSGKAAKGAAYQEAPVDAEVAVTPKNVRKRKTTHSDLTHGSFFLRVGAIAFGLGAMIYIGLEFGSFFEIPFDSPCHHILIGVNPLLQMIFTFMQMYFIFMNARLNIHRFKVIARFGLMHVVATNICVWIRTLVKESLLEITIYHQKNEPEAGASSIAHSIRQHALRHAGTVLRTHAGPNSEFEVLDGEDILPKDVYKSDNVLSKLVRNTVDGISKSLGMGGDQAIASTTGGITTTTTTTRAPFTTPNYQWHSTTMARKLKKFITSATTAATTAAGSSSTASSTTISPTISSTTIPSTTISSTTITSSPTFSPFSPSTTTTTTAAALNLETSGSESPFGGLQRILSSAAPPSLAPVDGFGSASAATPTFGSGSGSGLGANAGSFVDSFLASTLSPASSTEGSASIMNNLFGQGPMENSFQTYTDLGHEEATGLVSFENLESLDNIYPAALSSNIGTLNSTACGRIDIMGTIVYDSAPYLYPFIIEYSLIGAVVLYVMWKHIGRYPGRMNDEDLEHRLGGMLSRRAVAMAQQARSGRVDCVGSSKGLFFGLLLLVGALICLILFFVLVRHQQFSLLAIYLADASHCILMAFAILAIIVGFIRVKNLKFRCEEQSNLNDILLRISAFGLFTYSVFSIIAGSLKVLESEPSLLVTTTGGVAVFQVILQLLFIADVSRRRVHLPEHDRSKPGRQIVTFLLICNVAMFAIYTFEAQKVFANPVSRYVQLEFYGFVPWSIIQRITLPLCIFHRFHSAVTLAEIWKTTYKARLE, from the exons ATGCAGCGGTGTCCCTACATTCATGAGATGCGCGAAAGATTACTGGACCAGCCGCGGGAGACACTACAACTGGAGAACATGGAGCGGGCCAATCTGCTCGACAACCGCCAATCGGCATCCGAATCCAACCAG CTGCAGGGCGATGGCTACCACACGAGTCCTGCCCACCAGCGTACTCCACTAGTGCCGCACGATCTCGGCGAGGACTTCAATTTGGATTTCGACGATGATTTTCCGATCGATGCGCGCCGACCGAAAAATGCCAA CGACAAACATCCAGCGGTTCTGACGCGCCCACAGCAAAG GACATCGCTGTTCATCGTGACCAGCCTGGTGTACGCGATCCTACTGATCGTTGTGTGCATCGCCTACGTAATCAGCGATGTAACCACCCACCGACTGCCGGTTTTGTACTACGAGACATTCTTCACATATCTGTACGGCGTCAGCATACTCTTCCTCCTCTACGTCTTCTGTTTCCTGCTGCAGG AGAGCTCTTGCTGCAATGGCGGCAATGGTGGCAGCAAACCGAAACCCCAGCCCAAGGAGAAGAAGTCGAAGAAAGCCAAAAATGCCGATCCGGCCGATTCGAAGGACGCGAAGGGCTCCAAGGACTCTGGCAAGGCAGCCAAGGGCGCCGCATATCAG GAGGCACCTGTGGACGCCGAGGTGGCCGTCACCCCAAAGAATGTGCGCAAGCGCAAGACAACCCATAGTGATCTGACGCACGGCAGCTTCTTCCTGCGAGTGGGTGCCATTG CTTTCGGCTTGGGCGCCATGATCTACATTGGCCTGGAGTTTGGCTCGTTCTTTGAGATACCCTTCGATTCGCCGTGCCATCACATCCTGATCGGCGTGAATCCGCTGCTCCAGATGATCTTCACCTTCATGCAGATGTACTTCATATTCATGAATGCCCGG CTGAACATCCACCGCTTCAAGGTGATCGCCCGCTTTGGCCTGATGCACGTGGTGGCCACCAACATTTGCGTGTGGATCCGCACGCTGGTTAAGGAGTCGCTGCTGGAGATCACGATCTATCACCAGAAGAACGAGCCGGAGGCCGGCGCCTCCTCCATAGCCCACTCGATCCGGCAGCATGCCCTGCGGCACGCGGGCACCGTGCTGCGCACCCATGCGGGACCCAACAGCGAGTTCGAGGTGCTCGACGGCGAGGACATACTGCCCAAGGATGTGTACAAGAGCGACAATGTGCTGTCCAAGCTGGTGCGCAACACCGTCGATGGCATTTCGAAGAGCCTGGGCATGGGCGGTGACCAGGCGATCGCCAGCACCACTGGCGGCATcaccacgacgacgacgaccacAAGGGCGCCGTTCACCACACCGAACTACCAATGGCACAGCACTACTATGGCCCGCAAGCTGAAGAAGTTTATCACCAGCGCCACCACCGCGGCCACAACGGCggcgggcagcagcagcaccgccagcagcaccaccataTCACCGACCATCAGTAGCACCACCATTCCGTCGACCACCATCAGTAGCACCACCATCACATCGAGCCCCACCTTCAGTCCATTTAGCccatccaccaccaccaccaccaccgctgCCGCCCTGAATCTCGAGACCAGCGGCAGTGAATCGCCCTTCGGCGGCCTGCAGCGCATCCTCTCCAGCGCTGCGCCGCCGAGCCTGGCGCCAGTCGATGGGTTCGGTTCCGCttccgctgccacgcccacattcgGTTCCGGTTCCGGTTCCGGCTTAGGTGCCAATGCCGGCTCCTTCGTAGACAGCTTCCTGGCCAGCACACTGAGCCCGGCCAGCAGCACCGAGGGCTCGGCCAGCATCATGAACAACCTCTTCGGCCAGGGACCGATGGAGAACAGCTTCCAGACGTACACCGATCTCGGCCACGAGGAGGCCACCGGTCTGGTGAGCTTCGAGAATCTGGAGAGCCTGGACAACATATACCCGGCGGCGCTGTCCTCCAATATCGGCACACTCAACTCCACCGCCTGCGGCCGCATCGACATAATGGGCACCATTGTCTACGATTCGGCGCCCTACCTCTATCCGTTCATCATCGAGTATTCGCTGATCGGGGCGGTGGTGTTGTATGTCATGTGGAAGCACATCGGCCGCTATCCGGGCCGCATGAACGACGAGGATCTGGAGCATCGGCTGGGGGGGATGCTGTCGCGTCGAGCGGTGGCCATGGCGCAGCAGGCGCGATCCGGACGCGTCGACTGCGTCGGCTCGTCGAAGGGCCTATTCTTTgggctcctgctgctggtcgGGGCCCTCATCTGCCTGATACTCTTCTTCGTCTTGGTGCGCCATCAGCAGTTCTCGCTGTTGGCCATTTACCTCGCCGACGCCAGCCACTGCATCCTGATGGCCTTCGCCATACTGGCCATTATTGTGGGATTCATCAG ggTCAAGAACCTGAAGTTCCGCTGCGAGGAGCAGTCGAACCTGAACGACATCTTGCTGCGCATCTCGGCCTTCGGCCTGTTCACCTACTCCGTGTTCAGCATCATTGCCGGCAGCTTGAAGGTGCTGGAGAGCGAGCCCAGCCTGCTGGTGACGACCACCGGTGGCGTGGCCGTCTTCCAGGTgatcctgcagctgctgttcaTCGCGGACGTGTCCCGCCGTCGCGTCCACCTGCCGGAGCACGACCGGAGCAAGCCGGGCCGCCAGATTGTCACGTTCCTTCTCATCTGCAACGTGGCCATGTTCGCCATCTACACATTCGAAGCTCAAAAAGTATTCGCCAATCCTGTAAGTAGATAT GTTCAGCTGGAGTTCTACGGCTTTGTGCCCTGGTCGATCATCCAGCGCATCACACTGCCGCTGTGCATCTTCCATCGATTCCACAGCGCCGTGACACTCGCCGAGATCTGGAAGACCACCTACAAGGCACGCCTGGAGTAA
- the LOC122625087 gene encoding proton channel OtopLc isoform X1, whose protein sequence is MQRCPYIHEMRERLLDQPRETLQLENMERANLLDNRQSASESNQVGTVVKLQGDGYHTSPAHQRTPLVPHDLGEDFNLDFDDDFPIDARRPKNANDKHPAVLTRPQQRTSLFIVTSLVYAILLIVVCIAYVISDVTTHRLPVLYYETFFTYLYGVSILFLLYVFCFLLQESSCCNGGNGGSKPKPQPKEKKSKKAKNADPADSKDAKGSKDSGKAAKGAAYQEAPVDAEVAVTPKNVRKRKTTHSDLTHGSFFLRVGAIAFGLGAMIYIGLEFGSFFEIPFDSPCHHILIGVNPLLQMIFTFMQMYFIFMNARLNIHRFKVIARFGLMHVVATNICVWIRTLVKESLLEITIYHQKNEPEAGASSIAHSIRQHALRHAGTVLRTHAGPNSEFEVLDGEDILPKDVYKSDNVLSKLVRNTVDGISKSLGMGGDQAIASTTGGITTTTTTTRAPFTTPNYQWHSTTMARKLKKFITSATTAATTAAGSSSTASSTTISPTISSTTIPSTTISSTTITSSPTFSPFSPSTTTTTTAAALNLETSGSESPFGGLQRILSSAAPPSLAPVDGFGSASAATPTFGSGSGSGLGANAGSFVDSFLASTLSPASSTEGSASIMNNLFGQGPMENSFQTYTDLGHEEATGLVSFENLESLDNIYPAALSSNIGTLNSTACGRIDIMGTIVYDSAPYLYPFIIEYSLIGAVVLYVMWKHIGRYPGRMNDEDLEHRLGGMLSRRAVAMAQQARSGRVDCVGSSKGLFFGLLLLVGALICLILFFVLVRHQQFSLLAIYLADASHCILMAFAILAIIVGFIRVKNLKFRCEEQSNLNDILLRISAFGLFTYSVFSIIAGSLKVLESEPSLLVTTTGGVAVFQVILQLLFIADVSRRRVHLPEHDRSKPGRQIVTFLLICNVAMFAIYTFEAQKVFANPVSRYVQLEFYGFVPWSIIQRITLPLCIFHRFHSAVTLAEIWKTTYKARLE, encoded by the exons ATGCAGCGGTGTCCCTACATTCATGAGATGCGCGAAAGATTACTGGACCAGCCGCGGGAGACACTACAACTGGAGAACATGGAGCGGGCCAATCTGCTCGACAACCGCCAATCGGCATCCGAATCCAACCAGGTCGGCACTGTGGTCAAG CTGCAGGGCGATGGCTACCACACGAGTCCTGCCCACCAGCGTACTCCACTAGTGCCGCACGATCTCGGCGAGGACTTCAATTTGGATTTCGACGATGATTTTCCGATCGATGCGCGCCGACCGAAAAATGCCAA CGACAAACATCCAGCGGTTCTGACGCGCCCACAGCAAAG GACATCGCTGTTCATCGTGACCAGCCTGGTGTACGCGATCCTACTGATCGTTGTGTGCATCGCCTACGTAATCAGCGATGTAACCACCCACCGACTGCCGGTTTTGTACTACGAGACATTCTTCACATATCTGTACGGCGTCAGCATACTCTTCCTCCTCTACGTCTTCTGTTTCCTGCTGCAGG AGAGCTCTTGCTGCAATGGCGGCAATGGTGGCAGCAAACCGAAACCCCAGCCCAAGGAGAAGAAGTCGAAGAAAGCCAAAAATGCCGATCCGGCCGATTCGAAGGACGCGAAGGGCTCCAAGGACTCTGGCAAGGCAGCCAAGGGCGCCGCATATCAG GAGGCACCTGTGGACGCCGAGGTGGCCGTCACCCCAAAGAATGTGCGCAAGCGCAAGACAACCCATAGTGATCTGACGCACGGCAGCTTCTTCCTGCGAGTGGGTGCCATTG CTTTCGGCTTGGGCGCCATGATCTACATTGGCCTGGAGTTTGGCTCGTTCTTTGAGATACCCTTCGATTCGCCGTGCCATCACATCCTGATCGGCGTGAATCCGCTGCTCCAGATGATCTTCACCTTCATGCAGATGTACTTCATATTCATGAATGCCCGG CTGAACATCCACCGCTTCAAGGTGATCGCCCGCTTTGGCCTGATGCACGTGGTGGCCACCAACATTTGCGTGTGGATCCGCACGCTGGTTAAGGAGTCGCTGCTGGAGATCACGATCTATCACCAGAAGAACGAGCCGGAGGCCGGCGCCTCCTCCATAGCCCACTCGATCCGGCAGCATGCCCTGCGGCACGCGGGCACCGTGCTGCGCACCCATGCGGGACCCAACAGCGAGTTCGAGGTGCTCGACGGCGAGGACATACTGCCCAAGGATGTGTACAAGAGCGACAATGTGCTGTCCAAGCTGGTGCGCAACACCGTCGATGGCATTTCGAAGAGCCTGGGCATGGGCGGTGACCAGGCGATCGCCAGCACCACTGGCGGCATcaccacgacgacgacgaccacAAGGGCGCCGTTCACCACACCGAACTACCAATGGCACAGCACTACTATGGCCCGCAAGCTGAAGAAGTTTATCACCAGCGCCACCACCGCGGCCACAACGGCggcgggcagcagcagcaccgccagcagcaccaccataTCACCGACCATCAGTAGCACCACCATTCCGTCGACCACCATCAGTAGCACCACCATCACATCGAGCCCCACCTTCAGTCCATTTAGCccatccaccaccaccaccaccaccgctgCCGCCCTGAATCTCGAGACCAGCGGCAGTGAATCGCCCTTCGGCGGCCTGCAGCGCATCCTCTCCAGCGCTGCGCCGCCGAGCCTGGCGCCAGTCGATGGGTTCGGTTCCGCttccgctgccacgcccacattcgGTTCCGGTTCCGGTTCCGGCTTAGGTGCCAATGCCGGCTCCTTCGTAGACAGCTTCCTGGCCAGCACACTGAGCCCGGCCAGCAGCACCGAGGGCTCGGCCAGCATCATGAACAACCTCTTCGGCCAGGGACCGATGGAGAACAGCTTCCAGACGTACACCGATCTCGGCCACGAGGAGGCCACCGGTCTGGTGAGCTTCGAGAATCTGGAGAGCCTGGACAACATATACCCGGCGGCGCTGTCCTCCAATATCGGCACACTCAACTCCACCGCCTGCGGCCGCATCGACATAATGGGCACCATTGTCTACGATTCGGCGCCCTACCTCTATCCGTTCATCATCGAGTATTCGCTGATCGGGGCGGTGGTGTTGTATGTCATGTGGAAGCACATCGGCCGCTATCCGGGCCGCATGAACGACGAGGATCTGGAGCATCGGCTGGGGGGGATGCTGTCGCGTCGAGCGGTGGCCATGGCGCAGCAGGCGCGATCCGGACGCGTCGACTGCGTCGGCTCGTCGAAGGGCCTATTCTTTgggctcctgctgctggtcgGGGCCCTCATCTGCCTGATACTCTTCTTCGTCTTGGTGCGCCATCAGCAGTTCTCGCTGTTGGCCATTTACCTCGCCGACGCCAGCCACTGCATCCTGATGGCCTTCGCCATACTGGCCATTATTGTGGGATTCATCAG ggTCAAGAACCTGAAGTTCCGCTGCGAGGAGCAGTCGAACCTGAACGACATCTTGCTGCGCATCTCGGCCTTCGGCCTGTTCACCTACTCCGTGTTCAGCATCATTGCCGGCAGCTTGAAGGTGCTGGAGAGCGAGCCCAGCCTGCTGGTGACGACCACCGGTGGCGTGGCCGTCTTCCAGGTgatcctgcagctgctgttcaTCGCGGACGTGTCCCGCCGTCGCGTCCACCTGCCGGAGCACGACCGGAGCAAGCCGGGCCGCCAGATTGTCACGTTCCTTCTCATCTGCAACGTGGCCATGTTCGCCATCTACACATTCGAAGCTCAAAAAGTATTCGCCAATCCTGTAAGTAGATAT GTTCAGCTGGAGTTCTACGGCTTTGTGCCCTGGTCGATCATCCAGCGCATCACACTGCCGCTGTGCATCTTCCATCGATTCCACAGCGCCGTGACACTCGCCGAGATCTGGAAGACCACCTACAAGGCACGCCTGGAGTAA